One stretch of Streptomyces hygroscopicus DNA includes these proteins:
- a CDS encoding regulatory protein TetR, which produces MISPETAELRILDAAETLFYGRGLQAVGMDEIRAASGVSLKRLYQLFPSKGELIQAYLRRRDIRWRQRLAAYADAQDTPEERVLAVFDWLHEWFGEPDFRGCAFSNSFGELGATSSPVAETARAHKEAFFGYLAELTAAAGKPASLAQHLGLLAEGAITTAAITGSAEPAHRAKEAARLLLEAA; this is translated from the coding sequence ATGATCAGTCCCGAGACCGCGGAGCTCCGGATCCTCGACGCGGCCGAGACCCTGTTCTACGGACGGGGGCTCCAGGCGGTGGGCATGGACGAGATCCGCGCCGCCTCCGGCGTCTCCCTCAAACGGCTCTACCAGCTCTTCCCGTCCAAAGGAGAGCTCATACAGGCGTATCTGCGGCGGCGCGACATCCGCTGGCGCCAGAGGCTGGCCGCGTACGCCGATGCCCAGGACACCCCCGAGGAGCGCGTCCTCGCGGTCTTCGACTGGCTCCACGAGTGGTTCGGCGAGCCGGACTTCCGGGGGTGCGCCTTCAGCAACTCCTTCGGGGAGCTCGGCGCCACCTCCTCGCCCGTGGCCGAGACGGCACGCGCCCATAAGGAGGCGTTCTTCGGGTACCTCGCCGAGCTGACGGCGGCCGCGGGCAAACCGGCCTCGCTGGCCCAGCACTTGGGCCTCCTCGCCGAAGGCGCCATCACCACCGCGGCCATCACCGGCAGCGCCGAACCCGCGCACCGGGCGAAAGAGGCCGCGCGCCTCCTGCTGGAGGCGGCATAA
- a CDS encoding histidine kinase, translating into MPFVVPRSPDLEPATWPAYGLTTLTVVPLIWRRRAPLAVLIAIIATSALYKPAVEGPGQPLPYTGLVIVYTLAAGSPPWKRLVTGGLLAVAVPVSVWLNTRTARELTFSLFVFAAAYVFGRLTDARQRANRIEAERAAARERARIAREMHDILSHAVSLMIVQAEAGPVAVRTAPERAEAAFDAISTTGREAMVQLRRMLGVLRTGDEPGPAPREPQPGLAGLAGLLDRVRASGLEVAYESAGAVRPLPDATGATVFRIVQEALTNVVKHAGARTVSVQLTYGEGALDIRVLDDGRGPQSGSGGGHGLIGVRERAAAHGGTAVTGPGPDGRGFEVRVRLPVLSSAEVAR; encoded by the coding sequence ATGCCGTTCGTGGTGCCGCGGTCACCCGATCTGGAGCCGGCGACCTGGCCCGCCTACGGGCTGACCACGCTCACCGTCGTCCCCCTGATCTGGCGTCGGCGCGCTCCCCTCGCCGTGCTGATCGCCATCATCGCGACGAGCGCGCTGTACAAGCCGGCCGTGGAGGGCCCCGGGCAGCCGCTGCCGTACACCGGGCTCGTCATCGTCTATACGCTCGCCGCCGGTTCACCACCGTGGAAGCGGCTGGTCACCGGGGGGCTGCTGGCGGTTGCCGTGCCGGTTTCGGTGTGGCTGAACACCCGGACGGCGCGCGAGCTCACCTTCTCCCTCTTCGTGTTCGCGGCGGCCTATGTCTTCGGTCGGCTGACCGATGCCCGGCAGCGGGCGAACCGGATCGAGGCGGAGCGGGCCGCCGCCCGCGAACGGGCCAGGATCGCACGGGAGATGCACGACATCCTCTCCCATGCGGTGAGCCTGATGATCGTGCAGGCGGAGGCCGGTCCGGTGGCGGTGCGGACGGCTCCGGAGCGGGCCGAGGCCGCCTTCGACGCCATCTCCACGACGGGCCGGGAGGCGATGGTCCAGCTGCGCCGGATGCTGGGAGTGCTGCGCACGGGCGACGAGCCGGGCCCCGCCCCGCGGGAGCCGCAGCCGGGCCTGGCCGGTCTGGCCGGTCTTCTCGACCGGGTACGGGCGAGTGGCCTCGAGGTCGCGTACGAGTCGGCGGGGGCCGTGCGGCCACTGCCGGATGCCACCGGGGCGACCGTGTTCCGGATCGTCCAGGAGGCACTGACCAACGTGGTCAAGCACGCGGGAGCCCGTACCGTCTCCGTTCAACTTACGTATGGTGAGGGCGCCTTGGACATCCGAGTACTGGACGACGGGCGCGGACCGCAGTCCGGTTCCGGCGGCGGCCACGGTCTGATCGGGGTCCGCGAGCGGGCCGCGGCGCACGGCGGTACGGCGGTCACCGGGCCGGGCCCGGACGGCCGGGGCTTCGAGGTACGGGTCCGCCTCCCCGTACTCTCCTCGGCGGAGGTGGCGCGTTGA